One window of the Streptococcus parasanguinis ATCC 15912 genome contains the following:
- a CDS encoding Stp1/IreP family PP2C-type Ser/Thr phosphatase: MDISILTDVGQRRTNNQDYANQYKNKAGKSMIFLADGMGGHRAGNIASEMAVTDLGAAWVSSEIETVNQVREWFANHLEDVNRRIHLAGQDDEHKGMGTTLEALAFVEGQVIYAHVGDSRIGLIRHGEYRQLTSDHSLVNALLRAGQITEEEAAHHPQRNIITQSIGQKDELEPDYGLVTVEADDYILINSDGLTNMLGPDEIRDIVLSDVSLEEKAKTLIRFANNAGGLDNITVVLLHFNEEDAA, encoded by the coding sequence ACTATGCAAATCAATATAAAAATAAGGCTGGGAAATCTATGATTTTTCTCGCTGACGGTATGGGAGGACACCGTGCCGGTAATATTGCTAGTGAAATGGCAGTCACAGATCTGGGTGCTGCTTGGGTTTCTTCTGAAATTGAAACAGTGAATCAAGTACGTGAATGGTTTGCAAATCATTTAGAGGATGTGAATCGTCGGATTCATTTAGCAGGTCAAGATGACGAACACAAAGGTATGGGAACCACACTAGAGGCCTTGGCTTTCGTGGAAGGACAAGTGATTTATGCTCATGTTGGAGACTCTCGAATTGGCCTTATTCGCCACGGTGAATACCGGCAATTGACAAGTGATCATTCTCTTGTAAATGCTCTTTTACGTGCTGGTCAAATTACAGAGGAAGAGGCTGCTCATCATCCTCAGCGAAATATCATCACTCAGTCTATTGGTCAAAAGGATGAGCTTGAGCCAGATTATGGCTTGGTCACAGTTGAAGCAGATGATTATATTTTGATCAATAGTGATGGATTAACCAATATGCTTGGTCCAGATGAAATCAGAGATATTGTTTTGAGTGATGTTTCACTGGAAGAAAAGGCTAAAACCTTGATTCGTTTTGCCAATAATGCTGGAGGGTTGGATAATATTACTGTTGTATTGCTCCACTTTAATGAGGAGGACGCAGCATGA
- the pknB gene encoding Stk1 family PASTA domain-containing Ser/Thr kinase, which produces MIQIGKIFAGRYKIIQQIGRGGMADVYLARDLILDGEEVAVKVLRTNYQTDPIAVARFQREAKAMAELDHPNIVRITDIGEEEGQQYLAMEYVAGLDLKRYIKENAPLSNEEAVRLMGQILLAMRLAHTRGIIHRDLKPQNVLLTPDGTAKVSDFGIAVAFAETSLTQTNSMLGSVHYLSPEQARGSKATVQSDIYAMGIIFYEMLTGHIPYDGDSAVTIALQHFQKPLPSIREENKNVPQALENVVIKATAKKLTDRYKSVAEMYVDLSSCLSYERRNEKKLVFEDQTKADTKTLPKVSPTPKTAPVPISEVRSEISSVDPKRPLSNQQVVAPNKKPRRRLRARYKVLFVAIALVLAAFTFLLYMSPANKTVPDVSGKTIAEARAIIEGQDLQVGEEKEEYSDTVAEGYVIRTNPNAGAQKREQSRIDLIVSKGPNSFEMPNYVGETRAKAEDDLKNTYKVSSKMISIEEVETFDYDPGTVIEQTPAAGEQYSLNSKTKIVLKVAKETTSIEMPNYIGSTYDFARSNLIEIYDIKEANIELRKTDHLPDGVVVSAGQIVSQTPEASNTVDINRTRIILTVYEPKVTSSSSTKASSSSETSSSSSSDRKDTDSSSSSAADDD; this is translated from the coding sequence ATGATTCAAATCGGCAAAATTTTTGCCGGGCGATATAAAATCATCCAACAAATTGGGCGCGGCGGGATGGCAGATGTTTATCTTGCGCGTGATTTGATTTTAGATGGTGAAGAAGTTGCAGTCAAGGTACTGCGTACGAATTATCAGACGGATCCCATTGCAGTTGCTCGTTTTCAGCGGGAAGCAAAAGCGATGGCGGAACTGGACCATCCAAATATCGTTCGGATTACAGACATTGGCGAAGAAGAAGGGCAACAATACCTTGCAATGGAATATGTTGCAGGTTTAGACTTGAAACGCTATATCAAAGAAAATGCACCTTTATCAAATGAAGAAGCGGTTCGTTTGATGGGACAGATTCTCCTTGCTATGCGTCTAGCCCATACGCGTGGCATTATCCATAGAGATTTAAAACCACAGAATGTCCTCTTGACTCCGGATGGGACTGCAAAAGTTTCAGACTTTGGGATTGCAGTGGCCTTTGCAGAGACAAGCTTGACCCAGACCAACTCTATGTTAGGATCAGTCCATTATTTGTCACCTGAGCAGGCACGGGGATCGAAAGCTACGGTTCAAAGTGACATTTACGCTATGGGAATTATTTTCTATGAGATGTTGACTGGACACATTCCTTATGATGGGGATAGTGCGGTTACGATTGCACTGCAACATTTCCAAAAACCTCTTCCCTCTATTCGTGAAGAAAATAAGAATGTTCCGCAAGCTTTAGAAAATGTTGTGATCAAAGCGACGGCTAAGAAGCTGACGGACCGTTATAAGTCAGTAGCAGAGATGTATGTAGATCTTTCAAGCTGCCTGTCTTATGAGAGGAGAAATGAGAAAAAGCTGGTTTTTGAAGATCAAACAAAGGCTGATACAAAAACTCTTCCGAAAGTGAGTCCGACTCCAAAGACCGCTCCAGTTCCAATCTCTGAGGTGCGCAGTGAAATCAGTTCGGTGGATCCAAAACGGCCATTATCCAACCAGCAGGTCGTGGCACCAAATAAAAAGCCAAGAAGACGCTTACGTGCACGTTATAAAGTATTGTTTGTTGCAATCGCGCTAGTTCTTGCTGCCTTTACCTTCTTGTTGTATATGAGTCCAGCCAATAAAACAGTTCCGGATGTTTCTGGTAAGACTATTGCTGAGGCCAGAGCGATTATCGAAGGTCAAGATCTTCAAGTTGGTGAAGAAAAGGAAGAATATAGTGATACTGTTGCGGAAGGCTATGTCATTCGAACTAATCCAAATGCGGGAGCTCAAAAGAGGGAACAAAGTCGAATTGATTTGATTGTTTCAAAGGGACCAAATAGCTTTGAAATGCCAAATTATGTAGGAGAAACGAGGGCAAAAGCAGAGGATGATCTGAAAAATACTTATAAAGTGTCAAGTAAGATGATCAGTATAGAGGAAGTTGAAACTTTTGACTATGATCCTGGGACGGTTATTGAGCAAACACCGGCAGCAGGTGAGCAATATTCTTTGAATTCAAAAACTAAGATTGTATTAAAAGTAGCAAAAGAAACAACTTCAATTGAAATGCCAAACTATATTGGATCAACCTATGATTTCGCACGTAGCAATTTGATTGAAATATATGACATCAAGGAAGCCAATATTGAATTAAGAAAAACGGACCATCTTCCTGATGGGGTTGTTGTTTCTGCAGGGCAAATTGTGAGTCAAACTCCTGAGGCATCTAATACAGTGGATATTAATCGGACCAGAATTATATTGACAGTGTATGAGCCTAAAGTGACTTCTTCTTCAAGTACGAAAGCTTCTTCAAGTTCAGAAACGTCTAGTTCGTCTTCATCAGATCGAAAGGATACCGATAGTTCAAGTAGTAGTGCAGCAGATGATGATTAG
- a CDS encoding CAP domain-containing protein, with protein sequence MDRNYRMLSRSILAMAVIAPAFIATKVAADNRGWNTNFYNTNYYGNGYNNWDGYNGYNSWTYGYGYGYPSWNYYYGYNDYNYNYNNWNNYYGYNNLVRDKNYIYWNGNHYYRMSDGTYRIYRNGEWKPLTNRNNSTNNLANDPHYVYENGYHYYVLDNGDYYYYKNGKWVFVKNSTENPDTPDPVPTPTPDPTPTPDEPDPSNKPDQPVNPSEPSTPEDHGNLIFPENPPFVGADGEFDPFAPTPENPSEPKPEEPVQPEVPGNDGLVSSDQPSENQIPPYVETPAEGLEHLPWAPNGRAPKIVYPPGKPGSAALRRDKNYYFDGSTHYYYVPSDTEATGYSAYWKWNGDKWKLYGMTDPKDPEIDPKFHEDAKDDEYAYSDRDSSVKLYSTNLVETAKAGQALPFKNVDEFKDYVIKKMNPKFIDNAGWDAKVEWEIEDPELFEQSKENPWAKDYVLIANLKSGVDDKNYKDVEFGYVKFVYRVEATDNTNYIELDKAKEAFAKINELRKAQGLKELTWSDDVYNSRALPKAHTISRQYDSTGFVARREDNATTVVTKWYNSGLRELMLDPNATEGAVAAVINGDGNYYWAFMYK encoded by the coding sequence ATGGACAGAAATTATAGAATGCTGAGCCGATCGATTTTAGCAATGGCTGTGATTGCTCCAGCATTTATAGCAACAAAAGTAGCTGCAGATAATAGAGGGTGGAATACCAACTTCTACAATACAAACTATTATGGCAATGGTTACAATAATTGGGACGGCTATAATGGTTATAATTCATGGACCTATGGTTATGGCTATGGATATCCAAGTTGGAACTATTATTATGGCTATAATGACTATAACTACAATTATAATAACTGGAATAATTACTATGGTTATAACAATCTAGTTCGTGACAAAAACTACATTTATTGGAATGGTAATCATTATTATCGGATGAGTGATGGAACTTACCGGATCTACCGCAATGGTGAGTGGAAGCCTCTAACTAATCGGAATAACTCTACTAATAACCTTGCCAATGACCCTCATTATGTATATGAAAATGGCTACCATTATTATGTATTAGATAATGGGGATTATTATTACTATAAAAATGGTAAATGGGTATTTGTGAAGAATTCGACGGAAAATCCTGATACTCCTGATCCAGTTCCTACACCGACTCCTGATCCAACTCCAACACCTGACGAGCCAGATCCAAGCAATAAACCCGATCAACCAGTCAACCCATCAGAACCATCTACACCAGAAGATCACGGGAACTTGATCTTCCCAGAAAATCCTCCATTTGTAGGAGCAGATGGAGAGTTTGATCCTTTCGCACCAACCCCAGAAAATCCAAGTGAACCAAAACCAGAAGAACCGGTGCAACCTGAAGTCCCAGGAAATGATGGTTTGGTATCATCAGATCAGCCTAGTGAAAACCAAATTCCTCCATATGTTGAGACACCAGCAGAAGGATTAGAACATCTTCCATGGGCTCCGAATGGACGAGCACCTAAGATAGTCTATCCTCCTGGTAAACCTGGATCAGCAGCTTTGCGTCGTGATAAGAACTACTACTTTGACGGTTCGACTCACTATTACTATGTTCCATCTGATACAGAAGCAACTGGTTACTCTGCTTATTGGAAATGGAACGGAGACAAATGGAAACTTTATGGAATGACAGATCCAAAAGATCCTGAGATCGATCCAAAATTCCACGAAGATGCCAAAGATGATGAATATGCTTATAGCGATCGTGACTCAAGCGTGAAGCTCTATTCTACAAATCTTGTAGAAACAGCTAAAGCAGGTCAAGCTCTTCCATTTAAGAATGTGGATGAATTTAAGGACTATGTCATTAAGAAAATGAATCCTAAATTTATTGACAATGCTGGCTGGGATGCCAAAGTAGAATGGGAAATCGAGGACCCAGAACTCTTTGAGCAATCTAAAGAAAACCCATGGGCTAAAGACTATGTTTTAATCGCTAACTTGAAGAGTGGAGTAGATGACAAGAACTACAAAGATGTTGAGTTTGGCTATGTGAAATTCGTTTATCGTGTAGAAGCGACAGACAATACAAACTATATCGAGTTAGATAAAGCGAAAGAAGCTTTTGCTAAGATTAACGAATTGCGAAAAGCACAAGGCTTAAAAGAATTGACTTGGTCAGATGATGTCTACAACTCACGTGCCTTACCAAAAGCCCATACTATTTCACGTCAGTACGATAGCACAGGTTTTGTAGCTCGCCGTGAAGACAATGCAACAACAGTCGTAACGAAATGGTATAACAGTGGATTGAGAGAATTAATGCTCGATCCAAATGCCACAGAAGGTGCGGTAGCAGCAGTCATCAATGGCGACGGTAACTATTACTGGGCATTCATGTATAAATAA
- the liaF gene encoding cell wall-active antibiotics response protein LiaF: protein MWKIQIFIFVEAILLTLAAITILSIDFYRFVVLMVLFLLLLYYYFGKQKANFLLIALSVLLFFIVMLNPFVIAAILFAVVYGLLIAYPYMYKENEAVVFDVEEDTKIRQEKTRWIGDLQHFSKQSRGYRDLNVIRVFGNDTLHLEEVAICNWDNVVIIRKGFGNTKIILPIDLELHLQINTLYGDLKFLDLPVRKMRNETIDIETAHYRRSHRSIKIVLVGIVGDVEVIRA, encoded by the coding sequence ATGTGGAAAATACAAATTTTTATTTTCGTTGAAGCCATTTTGTTAACATTAGCAGCGATCACCATTTTATCAATTGATTTTTACAGATTTGTTGTCTTAATGGTACTTTTCTTGTTGCTTCTGTATTACTATTTTGGCAAACAAAAGGCGAATTTTCTATTAATCGCGCTAAGTGTGCTCTTGTTTTTTATCGTGATGCTGAATCCTTTTGTGATTGCAGCCATTTTATTTGCGGTGGTTTATGGTTTATTGATTGCCTACCCTTATATGTATAAGGAAAATGAAGCCGTTGTGTTTGATGTTGAAGAGGATACGAAAATTCGTCAGGAAAAAACTCGATGGATTGGTGATTTACAACATTTTTCAAAGCAAAGTCGAGGGTATCGAGATCTGAATGTGATCCGAGTTTTTGGGAATGACACCCTCCATTTAGAGGAGGTAGCCATTTGCAATTGGGACAATGTAGTGATCATTCGGAAAGGTTTTGGAAATACAAAAATTATCTTACCGATTGATTTGGAGTTGCATTTACAAATTAACACTCTGTATGGAGATCTGAAGTTTTTGGATCTACCTGTCCGTAAAATGAGGAATGAAACCATAGACATTGAAACGGCACACTATCGGAGATCGCACCGTTCTATAAAAATTGTGTTAGTTGGTATTGTTGGGGATGTTGAGGTGATTCGCGCATGA